From the Nodularia sphaerocarpa UHCC 0038 genome, the window TCGCTCGTTTCTTCCATCCCAATTCCCACTTCCCCAAAGTGAGCTAGATTGCGTTCAAAATTCAGTTTTACTAATTTCCAAACACTCATGATTCATTTCCTGGTAATAGTCGCTGTTCGATATACTCGCGTAAGGTTCTGAAGTTATCTAACAGTGCTTGGGTGTTGGGAATGGTGTCTAAGGTTTGTAAAGCTAATGATTCTTGGGGTGCGTTGGCGATTTGGCGATATTGTTCTAAGCTGCGATAGTTAAACAGAAAATTCTCAAATTTGACCTTTCCGTAACCTCTCGAACCATGTCCACCTAGTGCGTCATCTTCGAGAAACGCCAGTGCGATCGCAATATTTTGCAAATCTTCAACCGTTTCCTTTGGATCTGGATTTTCCACAGTATAAACTAACTCAAAATTGAATTTTGCCCCTGCTGGTACACGTTCTACTTGTCTGGGGTTCGCTGCTGCTGTTACTCTATCAATACCATTTTCAAATTTCCACTCGGTCATATATAAACCAGTATCAACTCTTTCTAGTAAAGCAATTGAGCTATCTAATAAGTGACAATCTCTCACAATTAAACGCGCAGGCGTATTTCGTCCTTTAACTTTTACATATTGCTCTTTAATTTCCCCATCTTTAGCTTCTTCCCCTTGTTTTGCAAATCTTGCAAATCTATTTTTCTCATCCGCAGGTCTAATAATGATGCGTTCTTCAATATTAGGTACACGAGCTAATTCTTCTTGATTAGCCACATCAGTTTTCACCCAAAAATTAGTACCTGTTGAACCAAAGAGTCTGGAAAGTTTGCAATTTTTAGAACCATCAAATTTGATCAATATTGATGAATTGTCTGTTTTCATTTCTGTATAACCATCTACTAAGTCATCACTTTCATAGCGATAAGTACCACTACCACCATGACGATTTAGAGGTAATTTCCATAAACGCTCTAAAATTGCTCGTAATTTGCCTTTAACAGATGAACCTGGTAAATAAGGATGACGCGTTACCGGATTACGAATAACTGGTTTATCTAGTCCACCAATGTCTAATCTTTCACCACCACCACCAATGTGAATACCAGTTTCTACCTTGAGAGTACTGTTAATTGTTACCTTACCTACTAATTCTTTGGATTCAAATCTATTTGTTGAGAATGTCATTGGTCTTGTCCTCCGGCTGCTTTATGATAAGCAATTATTGATTCAATTAATTGAACAAATCTATCAAAATCTTTCGTTGTCTTCACTTGTTTAATTGCTGCTTCCAATACTTGCTTAAAAGGTGCAACTGGTCCCAAATCTTTATTATTCTTTTGTTGTCGCGCAGCAGCATAAGCAAGTTGAGGTCGTAGAAAAATTAAATCATCTTTAATTACATTGAAATCCCTTGTCTCGGTTTTATCTAGTTTTGATTTTAGACGTTTAACAGCATCCAAAAACTTACGTATTTGATTAGTTTTAAGTTGTATTTTTACAAGTTCTTTACCAAGTTTTTCAGTATGATTTACCAAGTCACGAATCTCATATTCTTGGAAACCTAAAGTGAATTTATCAATCTTATTAACCATTGTGAGGCTAATATCTTCGCTGTTTCTAGGTATAGGTGTTTGTGTCATGATTCTGATGAACGGTTTAAT encodes:
- the csm2 gene encoding type III-A CRISPR-associated protein Csm2, whose protein sequence is MTQTPIPRNSEDISLTMVNKIDKFTLGFQEYEIRDLVNHTEKLGKELVKIQLKTNQIRKFLDAVKRLKSKLDKTETRDFNVIKDDLIFLRPQLAYAAARQQKNNKDLGPVAPFKQVLEAAIKQVKTTKDFDRFVQLIESIIAYHKAAGGQDQ
- the csm3 gene encoding type III-A CRISPR-associated RAMP protein Csm3, with the translated sequence MTFSTNRFESKELVGKVTINSTLKVETGIHIGGGGERLDIGGLDKPVIRNPVTRHPYLPGSSVKGKLRAILERLWKLPLNRHGGSGTYRYESDDLVDGYTEMKTDNSSILIKFDGSKNCKLSRLFGSTGTNFWVKTDVANQEELARVPNIEERIIIRPADEKNRFARFAKQGEEAKDGEIKEQYVKVKGRNTPARLIVRDCHLLDSSIALLERVDTGLYMTEWKFENGIDRVTAAANPRQVERVPAGAKFNFELVYTVENPDPKETVEDLQNIAIALAFLEDDALGGHGSRGYGKVKFENFLFNYRSLEQYRQIANAPQESLALQTLDTIPNTQALLDNFRTLREYIEQRLLPGNES